The genomic region TCGTCGGCGACCGCGACGAGTTGCTGGTTGCCCGACAGCGCGAGGACGGCGCCGTGGAAGGCGCGGTCGCTCTCCGCGTACGCGGCACGGTCACCGACGGCGGCCGCCGCGACCGTGGCGTCGGCCAGCGGCCTCAGTGCGCACCAGCCGGACGCGGGGACGGCGCGGGCGAGCCGCAGCATGACGGGCACCTCGATCAGGGCGCGCACCTCGGCCAGCTCCGCCAGCTCGCGGGGACCCCGTTCACTGACCCGGAATCCGCGGTTCGGCACGACCTCGACGGCACCCTCGGCGGCCAGCTGCTGCATCGCCTCGCGCACGGGGGTCGCGGACACGCCGAAGCGGGCGCCGAGCGCCGGGGCGGAGTAGACCTCCCCGGGCGCCAGCTCCCCGCCCACCAGCGCCGCGCGCAGGGCGTCCAGGATCTGGCCGCGCACGGAGTGCCGCTGGACCACGCGGGGCGGCGCGGGCGGCTCGCCGTGGGTGTGCTCGCCGCGCGCCTGCT from Streptomyces sp. QL37 harbors:
- a CDS encoding GntR family transcriptional regulator, with the translated sequence MEQGGARGNARPYASACTPQDVHVPEQARGEHTHGEPPAPPRVVQRHSVRGQILDALRAALVGGELAPGEVYSAPALGARFGVSATPVREAMQQLAAEGAVEVVPNRGFRVSERGPRELAELAEVRALIEVPVMLRLARAVPASGWCALRPLADATVAAAAVGDRAAYAESDRAFHGAVLALSGNQQLVAVADDLHRRSQWPLVSSSAGRRADLLADASEHTALLDALIARDLTVVQSLVREHFNGADV